Proteins from a single region of Gossypium arboreum isolate Shixiya-1 chromosome 1, ASM2569848v2, whole genome shotgun sequence:
- the LOC108482936 gene encoding G-type lectin S-receptor-like serine/threonine-protein kinase At1g34300 yields the protein MMVKQMSLSFFLFLYLFTSFFIASSATISLGSSITPSSPPLTWRSSNSTFSISFIPSASSNSLLAAITYAGGVPIWTAGNGTTVDSAGSLRLLSNGALHLVNGSGAVVWDSGTANQGVSSASLEDSGQLRLLGNGSSVVWSSFDHPTDTIVPTQNFTVGRVLRSGLYTFYLQRSGNLTLRWNDSIVYWTKGLNSSFDANLTSPSLGLQTIGILNLFDPSLSTGAIMAYSSDYAEGNNILRFLRLDEDGNLRIYSSSQGSGTITPRWSAVLDQCDVFGYCGNMGICSYNDTSPICGCPSENFELVDVNDRRQGCKRKREIEDCPGSAAMLELDHAEFLTYSPELSSQVFFIGISACRLNCLVGASCLASTSLSDGSGICYLKTNEFVSGYQSASLPSTSYVKVCGPILPNPSPSADNVGNGSGWRVHGWVVVVVIVATVLVLIALEGSLWWWCCRNSPKFGGLSAQYALLEYASGAPIQFSYKELQRSTKGFKDKLGAGGFGAVYKGVLANRTVMAVKQLEGIEQGEKQFRMEVATISSTHHLNLVRLIGFCSEGRHRLLVYEFMKNGSLDNFLFTTEEHSEKMLSWEYRYNVALGTARGITYLHEECRDCIVHCDIKPENILLDENFNAKVSDFGLAKLINPKDHRYRTLTSVRGTRGYLAPEWLANLPITSKSDVYSYGMVLLEIVSGRRNFDVSADTNRKKFSVWAYEEFEKGNIEGIVDKKLGSQDVDMEQITRAIQVSFWCIQEQPSHRPMMGKVVQMLEGIADIERPPAPKAATEGSISGTSINVSSNISAFSTFTVSAPAPSSSSSLQTVGISPLASGRISSEKQSSSLIQPDMKC from the coding sequence ATGATGGTGAAACAAATGAGCCTCTCTTTCTTTCTATTCCTTTACCTCTTCACTTCCTTCTTTATTGCTTCATCGGCCACAATCTCGTTAGGCTCCTCCATCACCCCCTCATCCCCACCTCTAACATGGCGCTCTTCCAATTCCACTTTCTCCATTTCCTTCATTCCCTCTGCTTCTTCCAACTCTCTCCTCGCTGCCATCACGTATGCAGGTGGGGTTCCTATTTGGACTGCTGGAAATGGCACCACCGTTGACTCTGCTGGTTCCCTCCGTTTACTCTCCAACGGAGCTCTTCACCTTGTCAATGGTTCTGGCGCTGTCGTTTGGGACTCTGGCACTGCCAACCAGGGTGTTTCCTCTGCTTCCTTGGAAGACTCCGGGCAACTCCGGCTATTGGGCAATGGCAGTTCTGTAGTTTGGTCTTCATTTGACCATCCAACGGATACCATCGTTCCGACTCAGAATTTCACTGTTGGCAGAGTTCTAAGATCTGGGTTGTATACCTTTTATCTTCAAAGGTCAGGAAATTTAACTTTGAGATGGAATGATAGTATTGTTTATTGGACCAAAGGGTTGAATTCTTCTTTTGATGCAAATTTAACTTCACCGAGTTTAGGGTTGCAAACTATTGGTATTTTGAATCTGTTTGATCCTAGTTTGAGTACTGGGGCAATTATGGCTTACAGTAGTGATTATGCAGAAGGAAATAATATTTTGAGGTTTTTAAGGTTAGATGAGGATGGGAATCTAAGGATTTATAGTTCTTCTCAAGGTAGTGGGACTATAACTCCGAGATGGTCCGCAGTTTTAGATCAGTGTGATGTTTTTGGTTACTGTGGGAATATGGGAATTTGTAGTTATAATGATACGAGCCCAATTTGCGGGTGTCCTTCAGAGAATTTTGAGCTGGTGGATGTGAATGATAGGAGGCAAGGGTGTAAGAGGAAAAGGGAGATAGAGGATTGTCCAGGGAGTGCTGCTATGTTGGAACTGGATCATGCTGAATTTTTGACTTACTCGCCTGAGTTGTCTTCTCAGGTTTTCTTTATTGGGATATCAGCTTGTAGATTGAATTGTCTTGTCGGCGCTTCTTGTCTTGCTTCCACTTCTTTGTCGGATGGATCAGGGATCTGTTACTTGAAAACTAATGAGTTTGTGAGTGGGTATCAGAGTGCATCACTTCCTAGTACTTCTTATGTTAAGGTTTGTGGACCAATATTACCAAACCCATCTCCTTCTGCGGATAATGTAGGGAATGGGAGTGGTTGGAGGGTGCATGGCTGGGTTGTAGTGGTTGTGATTGTGGCTACCGTGTTGGTTTTGATTGCATTGGAAGGCAGTTTATGGTGGTGGTGCTGCAGAAACAGTCCCAAATTTGGGGGTCTATCAGCTCAATATGCTCTTCTCGAGTATGCGTCTGGTGCTCCTATTCAGTTCTCATATAAGGAGCTTCAGCGCTCAACCAAGGGATTTAAGGACAAGCTTGGAGCCGGAGGGTTTGGGGCTGTATATAAAGGAGTTCTTGCTAACAGAACTGTTATGGCAGTGAAGCAACTAGAAGGTATTGAGCAGGGTGAAAAGCAGTTTAGAATGGAGGTTGCAACCATCAGTAGCACCCATCATTTAAACTTGGTGAGATTGATTGGTTTTTGCTCTGAGGGCCGTCACAGGCTTTTAGTTTACGAGTTTATGAAAAATGGGTCTCTAGATAACTTCCTTTTTACCACAGAGGAGCACTCAGAAAAGATGTTGAGCTGGGAATACCGTTATAATGTTGCTCTTGGAACTGCAAGGGGAATCACATACCTTCATGAGGAGTGTAGGGACTGCATTGTTCATTGCGACATAAAGCCTGAGAACATTCTCTTGGATGAAAATTTCAATGCCAAAGTGTCAGATTTCGGACTTGCCAAACTTATAAATCCCAAGGACCATAGATACCGAACATTGACAAGTGTTAGGGGGACAAGGGGCTATTTGGCACCTGAATGGCTTGCAAACCTTCCAATAACTTCAAAATCTGATGTTTATAGTTATGGGATGGTCTTGTTGGAGATAGTGAGTGGAAGAAGGAATTTTGATGTTTCAGCGGACACAAATAGGAAAAAGTTCTCTGTGTGGGCTTATGAAGAGTTTGAGAAGGGTAATATAGAGGGAATTGTTGATAAAAAACTTGGTAGTCAAGATGTGGACATGGAGCAAATAACTAGGGCAATTCAGGTTAGTTTCTGGTGCATCCAGGAACAGCCTTCTCATCGGCCAATGATGGGAAAAGTGGTTCAGATGCTGGAAGGAATCGCAGATATTGAGAGACCACCAGCACCAAAAGCTGCCACCGAAGGTTCTATAAGCGGAACCAGCATAAACGTGAGCAGTAATATCAGCGCTTTCTCAACTTTTACTGTTTCCGCCCCAGCTCCCTCATCATCATCTTCATTGCAAACAGTTGGGATTTCTCCCTTAGCTTCAGGAAGGATTTCTTCAGAAAAGCAGTCATCGTCCCTGATACAGCCTGACATGAAATGCTAA
- the LOC108482921 gene encoding mitochondrial import inner membrane translocase subunit TIM10-like: MAANNMPAGIDKEQAFGMAETEMEYRVELFNRLAQTCFNKCVDKRYKESELNMGENSCIDRCVSKYWQVNSMIGQMLSAGGRPPM; encoded by the exons ATGGCTGCCAACAACATGCCAGCTGGAATAGACAAAGAGCAG GCCTTTGGCATGGCGGAAACAGAGATGGAATATAGGGTAGAACTTTTTAACAG GCTTGCACAAACATGTTTCAACAAGTGTGTTGACAAAAG GTACAAGGAATCTGAGCTAAACATGGGGGAAAACAGTTGCATTGATCGCTGCGTTTCTAAGTATTGGCAG GTGAATAGCATGATCGGTCAGATGCTCAGTGCTGGTGGTCGGCCTCCGATGTAA
- the LOC108482918 gene encoding tubulin beta-8 chain, producing MREILHIQGGQCGNQIGAKFWEVVCSEHGIDPTGRYQGDLDLQLERINVYYNEASCGRFVPRAVLMDLEPGTMDSIRSGPVGQIFRPDNFVFGQSGAGNNWAKGHYTEGAELIDSVLDVVRKEAENCDCLQGFQVCHSLGGGTGSGMGTLLISKIREEYPDRMMLTFSVFPSPKVSDTVVEPYNATLSVHQLVENADECMVLDNEALYDICFRTLKLTTPSFGDLNHLISATMSGVTCCLRFPGQLNSDLRKLAVNLIPFPRLHFFMVGFAPLTSRGSQQYRALTVPELTQQMWDAKNMMCAADPRHGRYLTASAMFRGKMSTKEVDEQMLNVQNKNSSYFVEWIPNNVKSTVCDIPPTGLKMASTFIGNSTSIQEMFRRVSEQFTAMFRRKAFLHWYTGEGMDEMEFTEAESNMNDLVSEYQQYQDATADEDEYEEEEAEYED from the exons ATGCGTGAGATCCTTCATATTCAAGGTGGCCAGTGCGGCAACCAAATCGGAGCGAAGTTCTGGGAAGTGGTTTGCTCAGAACACGGCATAGATCCCACCGGTCGTTACCAAGGAGACTTGGATCTTCAACTCGAGAGAATCAATGTCTACTACAATGAAGCCAGTTGTGGTAGATTCGTTCCTCGTGCCGTCCTCATGGATCTTGAACCCGGTACCATGGACAGCATCAGATCTGGTCCCGTCGGCCAGATCTTCCGACCCGATAACTTTGTTTTCGGTCAGTCCGGTGCTGGTAACAACTGGGCTAAAGGCCATTACACTGAAGGTGCTGAGTTAATCGACTCTGTCTTAGATGTTGTTCGAAAAGAGGCCGAAAACTGTGATTGCCTTCAAG GGTTTCAGGTTTGTCATTCTTTGGGAGGAGGAACTGGATCTGGAATGGGAACGCTTTTGATATCGAAGATAAGGGAAGAATACCCAGATAGGATGATGTTGACCTTCTCTGTTTTCCCATCTCCTAAGGTCTCTGATACCGTCGTGGAGCCTTACAATGCTACTTTGTCAGTTCATCAGTTGGTTGAAAACGCTGATGAGTGTATGGTCCTCGATAATGAGGCCTTGTATGATATTTGTTTCAGGACACTTAAGCTCACCACTCCCAGCT TTGGTGATCTGAATCACCTGATATCTGCAACAATGTCTGGGGTTACATGCTGCTTACGATTCCCTGGTCAGCTCAACTCTGATCTAAGGAAACTTGCTGTGAATCTCATCCCATTTCCTCGGCTTCATTTCTTCATGGTGGGTTTTGCTCCACTCACTTCAAGAGGCTCCCAACAGTACAGAGCCCTGACAGTTCCTGAGCTAACTCAGCAAATGTGGGATGCAAAGAACATGATGTGTGCAGCTGATCCACGACACGGCAGATACTTGACTGCATCGGCTATGTTCCGTGGCAAAATGAGCACTAAGGAAGTGGATGAGCAAATGTTGAATGTTCAGAACAAGAACTCTTCCTACTTTGTTGAGTGGATTCCTAACAATGTGAAGTCAACAGTTTGTGACATTCCACCCACAGGCCTCAAGATGGCATCCACATTTATCGGCAATTCAACATCCATTCAGGAGATGTTTAGGCGCGTAAGTGAGCAGTTTACAGCTATGTTTAGGAGGAAGGCTTTCTTGCATTGGTACACAGGAGAAGGCATGGATGAGATGGAATTTACTGAGGCAGAGAGCAACATGAATGATCTGGTCTCGGAGTATCAGCAGTACCAAGATGCAACAGCCGATGAAGATGAGTACGAGGAAGAGGAAGCGGAGTACGAGGATTAG
- the LOC108482920 gene encoding uncharacterized protein LOC108482920, whose product MEHGSFTDNSAATFSLTDEDHTIANAVRFTLNQDPRVTFCGYSIPHPSEARVNIRVQTTGDPAREVLKDACQNLMLMCRHVRSTFDKAVEDFRASNAVKAMKIDSQDSSGDDSEESE is encoded by the exons ATGGAACACGGGTCTTTCACTGACAATAGTGCTGCCACTTTTTCTTTAACTGATGAGGATCATACCATAGCTAACGCTGTTAGATTCACTTTGAATCAAGA CCCAAGGGTTACATTCTGTGGCTACAGTATTCCTCATCCTTCAGAGGCTCGAGTTAATATTAGAGTTCAAACCACTG GTGATCCAGCAAGAGAGGTATTGAAAGATGCATGTCAAAATCTGATGTTGATGTGTAGGCATGTGAGGAGCACTTTTGACAAGGCTGTTGAGGATTTTAGAGCAAGCAATGCCGTGAAGGCCATGAAAATTGATTCACAAGACAGTAGTGGTGATGATTCAGAAGAGAGTGAATGA
- the LOC108482917 gene encoding serine/threonine-protein kinase BSK5-like yields MGVRCSKLSLCCCCPSNINDSSTLENEKESLPGFIEYSLDQLKAATSGFCTENIVSEHGEKAPNVVYRGKLDGEDHLVAVKRFNRCAWPDPRQFLEEAKAVGQLRSERLANLIGCCCEGNERLLVAEFMPNETLSKHLFHWENQHMKWAMRLRVALFLAQALEYCSCRGRALYHDLNAYRILFDQDGNPRLSSFGLMKNSRDGKSYSTNLAFAPPEYLRTGRVIPESVVYSFGTLLLDLLSGKHIPPSHAVDLIRGKNFLMLMDSCLEGQFSNDDGTEIVRLASRCLQYEPRERPNMKSLVTALTPLQKETEVPSHVLMGISHETTSLKHTMSLTPLGEACSRMDLTAIHEILEEIGYKDDEGTANELSFQMWTDKIQETLNSKKSGDTAFRAKDFGIAIECYTHFIDSETMVSPTVLARRCLCYMMNDMPQEALGDAMQAQVISPEWPAAFYLQAAALFSLGMDNDANETLKDGTNLEAKNHRN; encoded by the exons ATGGGAGTTCGTTGCTCCAAACTATCGCTTTGCTGCTGCTGCCCGTCAAACATCAACGACTCCTCCACTCTCG AGAATGAGAAGGAATCCTTACCTGGATTCATCGAGTACAGCTTGGACCAATTAAAAGCCGCCACGTCCGGCTTCTGTACCGAAAACATTGTATCGGAGCATGGGGAGAAAGCTCCCAATGTAGTCTACCGAGGGAAGCTCGACGGCGAGGATCATTTGGTCGCCGTTAAACGCTTCAATAGATGCGCTTGGCCTGATCCTCGACAGTTCCTT GAAGAAGCGAAAGCAGTTGGCCAATTAAGAAGCGAGAGGCTGGCGAATTTGATTGGTTGTTGCTGTGAAGGAAATGAAAGATTGTTGGTTGCTGAGTTTATGCCTAATGAGACTCTCTCTAAGCATCTTTTTCACT GGGAAAATCAGCATATGAAATGGGCAATGAGATTGAGAGTGGCTCTATTTCTAGCGCAAGCGCTAGAATATTGCAGTTGTAGGGGAAGGGCTTTATACCATGACCTTAATGCTTATAGAATCTTGTTTGATCAG GACGGTAATCCCAGGCTCTCGAGCTTTGGCCTTATGAAGAATAGCAGAGATGGAAAAAGTTATAGTACAAACTTGGCTTTCGCCCCTCCAGAGTACCTAAGGACCG GAAGGGTTATACCAGAGAGTGTAGTTTACAGCTTCGGTACCCTATTACTTGATCTTCTTAGTGGCAAGCATATACCACCGAGCCAT GCAGTTGACCTAATACGTGGTAAGAATTTTCTGATGCTAATGGACTCGTGTCTGGAGGGCCAATTTTCAAATGATGATGGGACTGAAATAGTCCGGTTAGCTTCTCGCTGTTTGCAGTATGAACCTCGTGAGAGGCCAAATATGAAGTCTCTTGTAACTGCTCTTACTCCGCTTCAGAAGGAAACTGAG GTTCCATCACATGTTTTGATGGGCATTTCACATGAAACAACGTCCTTGAAGCATACAATGTCACTAACACCTCTGGGAGAAGCATGCTCAAGAATGGATCTTACTGCAATACACGAAATACTGGAAGAGATCGGATATAAAGATGACGAGGGAACTGCAAATGAG CTTTCTTTCCAAATGTGGACAGATAAAATACAGGAGACTCTAAATTCGAAAAAAAGTGGCGATACTGCCTTCCGAGCAAAAGACTTTGGAATAGCCATCGAATGTTACACTCAT TTCATTGATAGCGAGACAATGGTATCGCCAACCGTGTTAGCAAGACGGTGCTTGTGCTACATGATGAATGATATGCCACAAGAAGCCCTTGGAGATGCCATGCAAGCACAGGTAATATCTCCGGAGTGGCCCGCAGCATTCTATCTCCAAGCAGCTGCTCTGTTTAGCCTTGGGATGGACAATGATGCCAACGAAACCCTAAAAGATGGTACAAACTTGGAAGCCAAAAATCATAGAAACTGA
- the LOC108483660 gene encoding uncharacterized protein LOC108483660: MLHQESQRTNMQGRFKPERPNLSHTDLHPEITKGGKDVSSESSREHKKQHADIKANDEEEVVKYMSKLPSYLERGAKKPQEKVLNVGVLEWGRLEKWQGSHKQISHRSSISSLSSSNTSSSLSTDESSARSSTGQSCSPGHQRLQRPSLESHPMSVPKRGHLQFVKPFRESSGKFQDLKTTQRSTFTVQEKFIREKSSCKSNPHIKPDKFKRREMLPKIVSESGTVPNGVKDNMVSCEKVKMKNQRGEFMKKAETYQEVVGKGANQDVTEKRNTVVLLLPGDLAKKNHSGAANLSDLTTKLSKEETEPWQRTFTETFKEAHRGELSSSFYHSGPLRSELGGSKHLQIKAMGLVDANNNGSKSERSQSVPCAAKVEICSSRSRNLEEKIIHATNTSSATNEACKGLETEVPKVASEKVRSTSPFRRFSFSMGKISKSSGLKEGSSMPQMSSTCSSAKTKPENLVASGVDTSCGDKLNAKSRARSSPLRRLIEPLLKPKAVNCRSFTNQLQESIVAEGGCKSSERTRHSTMTMQPAKVKSDTTSTTVNDLALNKKCGSSAVQALLRVQVKNGLPLLTFAVDNESNILAATVKMLSSSSKGDYGCIYTFFAVKEVRKKNGMWINQGGKGKGQDYAPKIVAQMKVSGSEFSHLSRPNHVDQFSIREFVLLTLDVAQAHTQASDSQPNDEQAAIIVKIPKKNSRNSIRDGYLIDKRQSLPEATSNECLPDVKLELNSGKKDSFEGVRDINATVILPSGVHSLPNKGEPSSLIQRWKSGGACDCGGWDLGCKLRILSNKSQCNQRPSSLKGSSISNQFELFFQGGAQDNMPFFSLASFNDGIYSVEFNSSLSFMQAFSICIAVWDSGKHCELSESVPLYEERTLGETILNDGTNEPNQIEGEGPARYVSYPPISPVGRV; the protein is encoded by the exons ATGTTGCACCAAGAAAGCCAGAGGACAAATATGCAAGGCAGGTTTAAACCAGAAAGGCCTAACTTGTCACACACCGATCTTCATCCAGAAATTACCAAAGGTGGAAAAGATGTCTCATCTGAATCTTCACGGGAGCATAAAAAGCAACATGCTGATATCAAGGCGAATGATGAAGAAGAGGTTGTGAAGTACATGTCAAAATTACCAAGTTATCTGGAGAGAGGAGCAAAAAAACCTCAAGAGAAAGTTTTAAATGTTGGGGTCCTTGAGTGGGGGCGTCTTGAAAAATGGCAGGGTAGCCATAAACAGATTTCACATAGAAGTAGCATCTCTTCTCTTTCCAGCAGCAACACTTCTTCCTCATTATCAACAGATGAATCATCTGCACGTTCAAGCACAGGTCAAAGTTGCTCTCCTGGTCATCAAAGGTTACAGCGACCTTCACTGGAATCTCATCCGATGTCAGTTCCCAAAAGGGGCCATTTGCAATTTGTCAAGCCTTTCAGAGAAAGCAGTGGAAAGTTTCAAGATCTCAAGACAACCCAGAGAAGCACCTTCACTGTTCAAGAAAAATTCATCAGAGAAAAATCCTCTTGCAAAAGTAATCCACATATCAAGCCGGACAAGTTCAAGAGAAGGGAAATGCTCCCAAAGATTGTTTCAGAAAGTGGAACTGTGCCAAATGGGGTAAAAGATAACATGGTATCATGTGAGAAGGTGAAAATGAAGAACCAACGTGGTGAATTTATGAAAAAGGCAGAGACATATCAAGAAGTTGTTGGAAAAGGGGCTAACCAAGATGTCACTGAAAAAAGGAACACGGTTGTCCTCCTTTTGCCAGGAGATTTAGCCAAAAAGAACCATTCAGGAGCAGCTAACCTTTCTGATTTAACAACAAAGTTGAGTAAAGAGGAAACAGAACCTTGGCAGAGGACCTTCACAGAAACATTTAAAGAGGCTCACCGTGGAGAGCTTAGTTCCAGTTTCTATCATTCAGGTCCATTGCGATCTGAACTTGGTGGTAGCAAACATTTACAGATTAAAGCCATGGGTTTGGTAGATGCAAATAATAATGGCTCTAAATCAGAGAGATCTCAATCTGTACCTTGTGCAGCAAAGGTAGAAATTTGTTCTTCCAGAAGCAGAAATCTTGAGGAAAAAATTATTCATGCAACAAACACAAGTTCTGCTACAAATGAGGCTTGCAAAGGATTGGAGACAGAAGTACCCAAGGTTGCATCTGAAAAAGTTAGAAGCACTTCACCTTTCCGTCGTTTTAGCTTCAGCATGGGTAAGATAAGCAAAAGTTCTGGCCTCAAAGAGGGCTCTTCTATGCCTCAGATGAGCTCAACATGTAGTTCTGCCAAAACCAAGCCAGAGAATCTTGTTGCTTCTGGTGTTGATACTTCTTGTGGTGATAAACTCAATGCTAAAAGCAGAGCAAGGTCCAGCCCTTTGAGAAGACTAATAGAGCCGCTTCTGAAACCAAAGGCAGTGAATTGTCGCAGTTTTACCAATCAATTACAGGAGTCAATTGTAGCAGAGGGTGGCTGTAAGTCATCAGAACGGACAAGACATTCAACTATGACTATGCAGCCAGCAAAAGTGAAATCAGACACAACCAGCACAACAGTAAATGATTTAGCACTGAACAAAAAGTGCGGATCTTCAGCAGTTCAAGCTCTTCTCAGAGTTCAAGTAAAGAATGGGCTGCCTCTGCTCACATTCGCTGTTGATAATGAGAGTAATATCCTTGCTGCTACAGTGAAGATGTTAAGCTCTTCAAGTAAGGGTGACTATGGATGCATTTACACATTCTTTGCTGTTAAAGAAGTCAGGAAAAAGAATGGTATGTGGATAAATCAAGGAGGAAAAGGCAAAGGTCAGGATTATGCCCCTAAAATTGTTGCCCAGATGAAGGTTTCTGGTTCTGAGTTTTCTCATTTGTCCAGGCCAAACCATGTGGATCAATTTAGCATTAGAGAATTTGTTCTTCTTACCTTGGACGTAGCACAGGCACATACACAAGCATCTGATTCCCAGCCAAATGATGAGCAGGCTGCTATTATTGTCAAGATCCCAAAAAAGAACAGCAGAAATTCAATCAGAGATGGGTATCTGATTGATAAGCGTCAGAGCTTGCCTGAGGCCACATCAAACGAGTGTCTGCCAGACGTAAAACTTGAACTCAACTCCGGGAAAAAGGATTCTTTTGAGGGTGTTCGAGACATTAATGCTACAGTCATACTTCCAAGTGGTGTACATAGCCTGCCAAATAAAGGCGAACCTTCATCACTGATCCAACGATGGAAATCTGGTGGAGCATGTGATTGCGGTGGCTGGGATTTGGGTTGCAAACTTAGGATTCTGTCTAATAAGAGCCAATGCAACCAGCGCCCTAGTTCTTTGAAAGGTTCTTCAATTTCTAATCAATTTGAACTTTTCTTCCAG GGAGGTGCACAAGACAACATGCCTTTTTTCAGCTTGGCCTCTTTCAATGACGGTATCTATTCAGTTGAGTTCAATTCATCACTTTCTTTTATGCAAGCATTTTCGATTTGTATAGCTGTTTGGGATAGTGGAAAGCACTGTGAGCTTTCAGAATCAGTTCCCTTGTATGAAGAAAGAACTTTAGGGGAAACCATATTAAATGATGGAACAAATGAACCTAATCAAATTGAAGGAGAGGGCCCTGCTAGGTATGTCTCATATCCACCCATTTCACCAGTTGGAAGGGTCTAG